A single window of Streptomyces aquilus DNA harbors:
- a CDS encoding carbohydrate ABC transporter permease, which produces MTSATSTPVVRSASGRRRTGSIAWHVGALAVLAVVLYPVIWVLGASFKPSKDIIASIDLLPAKPVWANFSGLADGISGISISTFFLNSLTYAGLAVVGVVISSSLTAYAFAKIGFAGRNLLFTLMIGTLLLPYHVLLIPQYVMFRKLELVDTMVPLVAGKFLATEAFFVFLMVQFMRGLPRELDEAARLDGCGHFRTYWSIVLPLTRPALITSAIFTFINAWNDFMGPLIYLNTPDKYTVSLGLMMFRDQEGISNYGSMIAMSLVALVPVIAFFMAFQRYLIDGMATSGLK; this is translated from the coding sequence GTGACCAGCGCCACCAGTACTCCTGTCGTCCGTTCCGCGAGCGGGCGGCGGCGCACCGGGTCGATCGCCTGGCACGTCGGCGCGCTCGCCGTCCTCGCCGTCGTCCTCTACCCCGTCATCTGGGTGCTCGGTGCCTCGTTCAAGCCCAGCAAGGACATCATCGCCAGCATCGACCTGCTGCCGGCCAAGCCGGTCTGGGCGAACTTCTCGGGGCTCGCCGACGGTATCTCCGGCATCTCCATCAGCACGTTCTTCCTGAACTCGCTGACGTACGCCGGGCTCGCCGTCGTCGGTGTCGTGATCTCCAGCTCGCTGACCGCGTACGCCTTCGCCAAGATCGGGTTCGCCGGGCGGAACCTGCTGTTCACGCTGATGATCGGCACGCTGCTGCTGCCGTACCACGTGCTGCTCATCCCGCAGTACGTGATGTTCCGCAAGCTGGAACTCGTCGACACCATGGTGCCGCTCGTGGCGGGCAAGTTCCTGGCCACCGAGGCGTTCTTCGTCTTCCTCATGGTGCAGTTCATGCGCGGACTGCCGCGCGAGCTGGACGAGGCCGCCAGGCTCGACGGCTGCGGGCACTTCCGGACCTACTGGTCCATCGTGCTGCCGCTGACCCGCCCGGCCCTCATCACCAGCGCCATCTTCACCTTCATCAACGCCTGGAACGACTTCATGGGGCCGTTGATCTACCTCAACACCCCCGACAAGTACACCGTCTCGCTCGGCCTGATGATGTTCCGCGACCAGGAGGGCATCTCCAACTACGGAAGCATGATCGCGATGTCCCTGGTGGCGCTCGTGCCGGTCATCGCCTTCTTCATGGCCTTCCAGCGGTATCTCATCGACGGCATGGCGACGTCCGGACTGAAGTGA
- a CDS encoding carbohydrate ABC transporter permease yields MTLVKEAPARPAKKRSAAPAAGRRGRRRENIAGYLFMSPWIAGFLVLTAGPMIASLYYAFTRYNLFTPPEWVGLDNFTTMFQDPRWQKSVEVTLKYVVVATPLKLLLALGVALLLAQKRSGQGLYRAAFYMPSLIGASVSVGFVWRALFSDDAIVDRTQKVFGLDVGGWIGNPDYVLYALVALSIWQFGAPMVIFLAGLKQVPQELYEAAEMDGAGPLRRFWNITLPMISPVLFFNVLLESIHAFQVFGSAYVVSNTQCGPADATLVYTCYLYQKGFKEAQMGFASAMAWTLVVAVALVTAVLFWSQKKWVHYEEAAK; encoded by the coding sequence ATGACGCTCGTCAAGGAAGCGCCCGCGCGCCCGGCGAAGAAGCGGTCCGCCGCTCCTGCCGCCGGGCGGCGTGGGCGGCGCCGCGAGAACATCGCCGGCTATCTCTTCATGTCGCCGTGGATCGCCGGGTTCCTGGTGCTCACGGCGGGGCCGATGATCGCGTCGCTCTACTACGCGTTCACCCGCTACAACCTCTTCACCCCGCCGGAGTGGGTGGGCCTCGACAACTTCACGACCATGTTCCAGGACCCGCGCTGGCAGAAGTCGGTCGAGGTCACGCTGAAGTACGTCGTCGTGGCCACCCCGCTCAAGCTGCTGCTGGCCCTCGGCGTGGCGCTGCTGCTCGCGCAGAAGCGGAGCGGACAGGGGCTGTACCGGGCCGCGTTCTACATGCCCTCGCTGATCGGCGCCAGTGTCTCCGTCGGCTTCGTGTGGCGGGCGCTGTTCTCGGACGACGCGATCGTGGACCGTACCCAGAAGGTCTTCGGACTCGACGTCGGCGGCTGGATCGGCAACCCGGACTACGTCCTGTACGCGTTGGTGGCGCTGAGCATCTGGCAGTTCGGCGCGCCGATGGTCATCTTCCTGGCCGGTCTCAAGCAGGTCCCGCAGGAGCTGTACGAGGCCGCCGAGATGGACGGCGCCGGACCGCTGCGCCGGTTCTGGAACATCACCCTGCCGATGATTTCCCCGGTGCTGTTCTTCAACGTGCTGCTGGAGTCGATCCACGCGTTCCAGGTGTTCGGGTCCGCGTACGTCGTCTCCAACACCCAGTGCGGGCCCGCCGACGCCACCCTCGTCTACACCTGTTACCTGTACCAGAAGGGCTTCAAGGAGGCCCAGATGGGCTTCGCCTCCGCGATGGCCTGGACGCTGGTGGTCGCGGTGGCGCTTGTCACGGCGGTCCTGTTCTGGTCGCAGAAGAAGTGGGTGCACTACGAGGAGGCCGCCAAGTGA
- a CDS encoding extracellular solute-binding protein — protein MGTSRNVERRTILKAAGGAAAALGLATTTACGGGDSGSGDGNVTLRYAWWGGEPRTIAMKKAIAVFEKKYPKIKIKPEFTDYAAFWEKFQTQASGGNPPDVFQNAVGFLRKYDKRGVLMDLKSQADAGNLDLNNFRNGVLANGQVDGKQLGIPVGANTMALVIDLKAFKKAGVEAKMGWTWDEYFDALQTIQDKLKIAGDTGYFGIMYLYDLYLRQNGKAFFTDSDLGFTEDDLTQWWADGYKRVKSGLVADPKKIEQVQPKSGLSAGLAASEFTWDNFSIRYEGEGESDYGLAPIPTTDGKDTGQYLGSLMLSAFSGTKHPKEAAQFISFMVHDPEVGKIMGYDRGILSTTEQYDAFVPTDDQNKGVKAYEEEVAKAGVLGKITPHPSGADVVEAAFLRIAGEVSQGKTKPADAAKALFSEAKAAFAG, from the coding sequence GTGGGAACCAGCAGGAATGTTGAGAGGCGTACCATCCTGAAGGCGGCCGGTGGAGCGGCGGCCGCGCTGGGGCTGGCGACGACGACGGCGTGCGGGGGCGGTGACAGCGGCTCCGGTGACGGGAATGTGACGCTCCGTTACGCCTGGTGGGGCGGCGAGCCGCGGACGATTGCCATGAAGAAGGCGATCGCGGTCTTCGAGAAGAAGTACCCGAAGATCAAGATCAAGCCCGAATTCACCGATTACGCGGCGTTCTGGGAGAAGTTCCAGACGCAAGCCTCCGGTGGAAATCCGCCGGACGTTTTCCAGAATGCCGTCGGATTCCTGCGCAAGTACGACAAGCGCGGAGTTCTGATGGACCTCAAGTCCCAGGCGGACGCCGGGAACCTGGACCTGAACAACTTCCGCAACGGCGTTCTGGCGAACGGTCAGGTCGACGGCAAGCAGCTCGGCATCCCCGTCGGCGCCAACACCATGGCGCTCGTCATCGACCTCAAGGCCTTCAAGAAGGCCGGCGTCGAGGCGAAGATGGGCTGGACCTGGGACGAGTACTTCGACGCCCTCCAGACCATCCAGGACAAGCTGAAGATCGCCGGCGACACCGGCTACTTCGGCATCATGTACCTGTACGACCTGTACCTCCGTCAGAACGGCAAGGCGTTCTTCACCGACTCCGATCTCGGCTTCACCGAGGACGACCTGACGCAGTGGTGGGCGGACGGCTACAAGCGCGTGAAGTCCGGGCTCGTCGCCGACCCGAAGAAGATCGAGCAGGTGCAGCCCAAGTCGGGCCTGTCGGCCGGGCTCGCCGCGTCCGAGTTCACCTGGGACAACTTCTCCATCCGCTACGAGGGCGAGGGTGAGTCGGACTACGGGCTCGCGCCCATCCCCACCACGGACGGCAAGGACACCGGCCAGTACCTCGGTTCGCTGATGCTCAGCGCCTTCTCCGGGACCAAGCACCCCAAGGAGGCCGCCCAGTTCATCTCGTTCATGGTCCACGACCCCGAGGTCGGCAAGATCATGGGCTACGACCGCGGCATCCTCTCCACGACCGAGCAGTACGACGCGTTCGTGCCCACCGACGACCAGAACAAGGGCGTCAAGGCGTACGAGGAAGAGGTCGCCAAGGCCGGAGTGCTCGGGAAGATCACCCCGCACCCGTCCGGCGCCGATGTCGTCGAGGCGGCGTTCCTGCGCATCGCCGGCGAGGTGTCCCAGGGCAAGACCAAGCCCGCCGACGCCGCCAAGGCACTGTTCAGCGAGGCCAAGGCCGCGTTCGCGGGCTGA
- a CDS encoding TIGR02611 family protein has translation MNTGSDERAEVAVASDETQTGGAQGEQGLGSKAPEFIKARRVLHLSWQVGIFIIGLAVVVLGIIMLPLPGPGWVVIFGGMAIWATEFVWAQLVLRWTKRKVTEAAQRALDPKVRRRNIILTSIGLVIVAALVGVYVYKFGFEMPWNIKDQ, from the coding sequence ATGAACACGGGGAGTGACGAGCGGGCCGAGGTGGCCGTGGCATCGGACGAGACGCAGACCGGTGGGGCGCAGGGCGAGCAGGGGCTCGGCTCGAAAGCGCCGGAATTCATCAAGGCCCGCCGCGTGCTGCACCTGAGCTGGCAGGTCGGCATCTTCATCATCGGCCTCGCGGTCGTGGTCCTGGGCATCATCATGCTTCCGCTGCCGGGGCCGGGCTGGGTCGTGATCTTCGGCGGCATGGCGATCTGGGCGACCGAGTTCGTCTGGGCCCAGCTGGTGCTTCGCTGGACGAAACGCAAGGTGACCGAGGCGGCACAGCGCGCGCTCGACCCCAAGGTCCGCCGGCGCAACATCATCCTGACGTCGATCGGCCTGGTGATCGTGGCCGCGCTCGTCGGGGTCTATGTCTACAAGTTCGGCTTCGAGATGCCCTGGAACATCAAGGACCAGTGA
- a CDS encoding SsgA family sporulation/cell division regulator, with amino-acid sequence MNTTVSCELHLRLVVSSESSLPVPAGLRYDTADPYAVHATFHTGAEETVEWVFARDLLAEGLHRPTGTGDVRVWPSRSHGQGVVCIALSSPEGEALLEAPARALESFLKRTDAAVPPGTEHRHFDLDQELSHILAES; translated from the coding sequence ATGAACACCACGGTCAGCTGCGAGCTGCACCTGCGCCTCGTTGTGTCGAGCGAGTCCTCCCTGCCTGTCCCCGCAGGCCTGCGGTACGACACGGCCGACCCCTACGCCGTGCACGCCACCTTCCACACCGGAGCCGAGGAGACCGTCGAGTGGGTGTTCGCCCGCGACCTCCTCGCGGAGGGCCTCCACCGGCCCACCGGCACCGGCGACGTCCGAGTCTGGCCGTCGCGCAGTCACGGTCAGGGCGTCGTGTGCATCGCCCTGAGCTCTCCGGAGGGCGAAGCCCTGCTCGAGGCCCCGGCACGGGCCCTGGAGTCGTTCCTGAAGCGCACGGACGCCGCGGTGCCCCCCGGCACCGAGCACCGGCACTTCGACCTCGATCAGGAGCTCTCGCACATCCTGGCGGAAAGCTAG